A window of Pirellulaceae bacterium contains these coding sequences:
- a CDS encoding pyroglutamyl-peptidase I, translated as MSQVLVTAFESYDSWKANSSWLTLVELTKNLPERPHLTTRRYPVDYEPMQQQLRKDLQLGFDYILHLGQSPGSCSIQLETIGLNQATQRSGTQNGCAPVTEDGPMAYRSQLPAEELCRLLNQAGIPSRVSTHAGTYLCNAALYYSHHIIATKQLKTQAIFLHLPLDVTQAAEHPNEIASMPASLCAQAIRLVLEYLAAQSHAEAS; from the coding sequence ATGAGCCAAGTGCTTGTAACAGCATTCGAATCGTACGACAGCTGGAAAGCGAATTCCAGCTGGTTGACCTTGGTCGAGCTGACAAAAAACCTACCTGAGCGCCCGCATTTGACGACCCGCAGGTATCCGGTGGACTACGAGCCGATGCAGCAACAACTAAGAAAAGACCTACAACTTGGCTTCGATTACATCCTCCATCTGGGCCAATCGCCGGGAAGCTGCAGCATTCAACTGGAAACGATCGGTTTGAATCAAGCGACCCAACGCAGCGGAACGCAAAACGGCTGCGCACCGGTGACGGAAGATGGTCCAATGGCCTACCGCAGTCAGCTTCCTGCTGAGGAACTTTGTAGATTGCTCAATCAGGCCGGGATCCCCTCGAGGGTATCAACCCACGCCGGAACCTACCTCTGTAATGCAGCACTTTACTATTCGCACCACATCATTGCGACTAAACAGTTGAAGACTCAGGCAATCTTTCTGCACCTGCCGCTCGATGTAACTCAAGCTGCCGAGCACCCCAATGAGATTGCTTCCATGCCAGCGTCCCTGTGTGCTCAAGCAATTCGACTCGTACTTGAATATTTAGCGGCTCAAAGCCACGCAGAGGCCAGTTAA
- a CDS encoding PH domain-containing protein, translated as MKQAIAGLTPPTIKEATVMTVWPSVAAMSLGPFPVGIWLGNLYAIKFGFYVFTVGNFICLLSIPLALVLYMKRIGPFVGTRYRLTNQRVVVERGLGAKEEKAISLDQFDAIDLVVSPGQAWYDAGDLVFRQGKVEKFMLEGVSRPEAFRNVCWKAHMGYVGVKKALQHQ; from the coding sequence ATGAAACAGGCGATTGCGGGGCTGACTCCGCCAACGATTAAAGAGGCTACCGTGATGACCGTTTGGCCTTCGGTGGCAGCGATGTCCTTGGGCCCGTTTCCGGTTGGAATATGGCTGGGTAACCTCTATGCCATCAAATTCGGATTTTACGTTTTTACCGTTGGTAATTTCATTTGCCTGCTCTCGATCCCGTTGGCTCTTGTTCTCTATATGAAACGTATCGGCCCGTTTGTTGGCACGCGCTATCGCTTAACCAACCAACGGGTTGTGGTTGAGCGGGGCCTTGGTGCGAAGGAAGAGAAAGCCATTTCACTGGATCAATTTGACGCTATCGATCTCGTCGTTAGTCCCGGCCAGGCATGGTATGACGCGGGTGATTTAGTGTTTCGGCAGGGCAAAGTGGAAAAATTTATGCTCGAAGGCGTTTCTCGCCCCGAAGCTTTTCGCAATGTCTGTTGGAAGGCACACATGGGCTACGTGGGTGTCAAAAAAGCGCTCCAGCATCAATGA
- a CDS encoding leucine-rich repeat domain-containing protein, translating into MRRMTLILVALIPFTFSPALCADEGDAESIFPDKNLETVVRKYVFEKRNNDEPLTEKDVEKISTIEGKGKGIQNLAGLEKCYSLALLDLENNDVTDLGPMKELTNLQSVNLAKNKISDLGPLSELIKLQYLQLADNQINDLQPLEKMQNMRSLYLSNNEISDIGTLAKLPKIWSLYLDGNQVEDLMPISKLSWLSSCDVRGNGIDDLSALAGLTELKYVFLDSNEISNLGVLVEMASKDAEGDQRFASFWQIYLADNPLSDAAKSEQIKKLKSLGAKVSLEPVP; encoded by the coding sequence ATGCGCAGAATGACCCTAATCCTTGTTGCTCTCATCCCTTTTACCTTTTCTCCCGCTCTCTGCGCTGACGAGGGAGACGCTGAAAGCATTTTTCCCGACAAGAACTTAGAGACTGTGGTTCGTAAGTACGTGTTCGAGAAACGGAACAATGATGAGCCGTTGACCGAAAAGGACGTTGAGAAAATATCGACCATTGAGGGGAAGGGCAAAGGAATTCAAAATCTTGCGGGGCTCGAGAAATGTTACAGCCTTGCCTTGCTTGACTTGGAAAATAACGATGTCACTGACCTTGGACCCATGAAGGAGTTGACCAACCTGCAATCGGTCAATCTTGCGAAGAATAAGATTTCGGATCTGGGGCCGTTAAGTGAACTCATTAAATTGCAATATCTGCAACTGGCCGACAATCAGATCAATGATTTGCAACCCTTGGAGAAGATGCAAAACATGCGTTCCCTCTACCTGTCGAATAATGAAATCAGTGATATTGGAACACTGGCAAAGTTGCCCAAGATCTGGTCTTTGTATTTGGATGGCAACCAAGTCGAAGATTTAATGCCGATTTCCAAATTGTCGTGGCTCAGTTCGTGCGATGTTCGTGGTAATGGGATTGATGATCTTTCTGCGCTGGCTGGATTAACGGAATTGAAATACGTGTTCTTGGATAGCAATGAGATTTCCAATCTTGGTGTCTTGGTTGAAATGGCATCAAAGGATGCTGAAGGTGACCAGCGGTTTGCTTCGTTTTGGCAAATTTATTTAGCTGATAATCCACTCTCAGATGCCGCCAAGTCAGAACAGATCAAGAAGCTCAAGTCGTTGGGGGCGAAAGTTTCGTTGGAACCCGTGCCCTAG
- a CDS encoding aldo/keto reductase: protein MERRQLGRTSVYVSPVALGCWPIAGMTSLDVNESDSIKTIQAALDCGVNFFDTAYCYGSDGESERLLGRVIASCRQEVVVASKGGIHWQGSERQLDASPDRIQYECSASLKRLGTNYLDLYYLHAPDPSTPIEESAIAFSQLVEQGCVRAVGVSNLSVEQTKRFHAICPLSAVQPPYNMLLRGIEAELIPWCQQNQISVIPYWPLMKGLLAGRLTRSHPFRAGDGRQKYSAFQGTEWQKNHDLLDQLRTIADSAGKTVAQLVVNWTIHQVGITAALCGAKRGYQIEETAEAMNWVLTPGQRAKIQAALQSRGLPLAISAI from the coding sequence ATGGAACGACGACAGTTAGGCCGCACCTCTGTTTATGTCAGTCCCGTCGCTTTGGGATGTTGGCCCATCGCAGGCATGACCAGTCTGGATGTCAACGAATCGGACAGCATAAAGACGATTCAAGCTGCGTTAGACTGCGGCGTCAACTTTTTTGACACGGCCTACTGTTATGGAAGCGATGGCGAAAGCGAGCGTCTGCTGGGACGTGTCATCGCGAGCTGTCGACAAGAAGTCGTTGTCGCAAGTAAAGGCGGAATTCACTGGCAAGGAAGCGAGCGCCAACTCGATGCATCGCCCGACCGAATTCAATACGAATGCAGCGCAAGCCTCAAACGACTCGGAACCAACTACCTGGATTTGTACTATCTCCACGCGCCGGACCCATCGACTCCGATCGAAGAATCGGCCATCGCTTTCAGCCAACTCGTGGAACAAGGTTGTGTTCGCGCCGTGGGAGTATCGAACCTTTCGGTCGAACAAACAAAACGATTCCATGCAATTTGTCCACTTTCAGCGGTACAACCTCCTTACAACATGCTGCTGAGAGGTATCGAAGCTGAACTCATACCTTGGTGCCAGCAGAATCAAATCTCGGTCATTCCTTATTGGCCACTCATGAAGGGACTGCTGGCCGGGAGGTTGACTCGCAGCCATCCGTTTCGTGCAGGTGACGGTCGACAAAAGTACTCGGCTTTTCAAGGCACAGAATGGCAGAAGAATCACGATCTGCTCGACCAATTGCGAACGATTGCAGACTCGGCCGGAAAGACAGTCGCCCAGCTTGTCGTCAATTGGACCATTCACCAAGTGGGAATCACGGCAGCGTTGTGCGGCGCAAAACGTGGCTACCAAATCGAAGAAACGGCAGAAGCGATGAACTGGGTGTTGACCCCAGGCCAGCGAGCAAAAATTCAAGCCGCCTTGCAAAGCCGAGGTTTACCTCTGGCCATCTCTGCGATTTAG